A single window of Desulfovibrio sp. DNA harbors:
- a CDS encoding ubiquinone/menaquinone biosynthesis methyltransferase, with protein MAVAGMFGRIVRFYDLLNRVLSLGLDQYWRKVLARNVRLGDTGVVLDLAAGTLDVSLAIRRQHPTALVPALDFCPPMLVQGRRKLKGENARCILPVAADAKRLPLPDASVDCLTIAFGIRNIIPREAAFAEMLRVLRPGGRACILEFGSGRERIWGGLYNLYLNFLLPRVGRLFSKDPAAYGYLADTIRAFPSAVELEKELRKAGFSKAWYQKLTSGIVCLHVGEKAR; from the coding sequence GTGGCCGTGGCTGGCATGTTTGGCCGTATTGTACGCTTTTACGACCTGCTGAACCGCGTTCTCAGCCTGGGCCTTGACCAGTACTGGCGCAAGGTGCTGGCCCGCAACGTTCGCCTGGGCGATACCGGTGTTGTGCTGGATCTGGCCGCTGGCACGCTGGATGTTTCCCTGGCCATACGCCGTCAGCACCCCACGGCCCTTGTGCCCGCGCTGGATTTCTGCCCGCCCATGCTGGTGCAGGGTCGCCGCAAGCTCAAGGGAGAAAACGCCCGGTGCATCCTGCCTGTGGCGGCTGACGCCAAGCGCCTGCCCCTGCCCGACGCTTCGGTGGATTGCCTGACCATAGCCTTTGGCATCCGCAACATCATCCCGCGCGAAGCGGCTTTTGCCGAAATGCTGCGCGTGCTGCGCCCCGGCGGACGGGCCTGTATTCTTGAGTTCGGTTCCGGGCGGGAGCGCATCTGGGGCGGCCTTTACAACCTGTACCTGAATTTTCTGCTGCCCCGCGTTGGCCGCCTGTTTTCCAAAGACCCTGCGGCTTACGGCTACCTGGCCGACACCATCCGCGCCTTTCCTTCGGCTGTTGAGCTTGAAAAGGAACTGCGCAAGGCCGGGTTTTCCAAAGCGTGGTACCAAAAGCTCACGTCAGGCATCGTCTGCCTGCATGTGGGAGAAAAGGCGCGTTAG
- a CDS encoding DUF2065 domain-containing protein, translating into MEFNIELFLRALGLAIVLEGLCWTLFPGGMRRALLQLLPLPESRLRVVGLAALALGLLLVRLAS; encoded by the coding sequence ATGGAATTTAATATTGAACTCTTTTTACGCGCCCTGGGTCTTGCCATCGTGCTCGAGGGCCTGTGCTGGACGTTGTTTCCCGGCGGCATGCGCCGCGCACTGCTGCAATTGCTGCCTTTGCCCGAAAGCCGCCTGCGCGTGGTGGGGCTGGCGGCTCTGGCTCTGGGCCTGCTGCTTGTACGACTTGCATCGTAG